Proteins encoded by one window of Paenibacillus sp. DCT19:
- the spoIIR gene encoding stage II sporulation protein R: MSRRIVKQIGLIVVCLMMIIMMWEGQKTDAAVAAAAIPEQSIRLRILANSDSAGDQLVKREIRDAVVAQMDQWVTELANPQDLEEARGVIRQHLSEIEEKVGEELASRGLDYDYQVELGVVPFPTKLYGGTVYPAGDYEAVRITLGKGEGQNWWCVLFPPLCFIDAGTGDAVTKTNTAAAAASPGDVEASVQVGTPETRFFLWDMVVKFCGWVTGLFA; this comes from the coding sequence ATGAGTAGACGAATCGTGAAACAAATTGGACTAATTGTGGTATGTCTTATGATGATTATTATGATGTGGGAAGGCCAGAAAACGGATGCGGCTGTAGCAGCTGCGGCAATTCCAGAGCAATCCATTCGGCTCCGTATTCTAGCCAACTCGGATTCGGCAGGAGATCAGTTGGTGAAACGTGAGATTCGTGATGCTGTTGTTGCTCAGATGGATCAATGGGTGACGGAGCTTGCCAATCCTCAAGATCTGGAGGAAGCCCGTGGAGTGATTCGTCAGCATTTGTCTGAGATTGAAGAGAAAGTTGGAGAAGAGCTTGCCAGTCGTGGTCTGGATTATGATTACCAGGTGGAGCTGGGGGTGGTTCCTTTTCCGACCAAACTATATGGTGGTACTGTATATCCGGCTGGAGATTACGAAGCAGTTCGTATAACACTTGGTAAAGGTGAAGGTCAAAACTGGTGGTGTGTATTGTTTCCTCCATTATGCTTCATTGATGCAGGTACAGGAGACGCAGTGACGAAGACGAATACAGCTGCAGCCGCCGCTTCGCCAGGAGATGTGGAAGCATCCGTACAAGTCGGAACACCGGAAACACGTTTCTTCCTCTGGGATATGGTTGTAAAGTTTTGTGGTTGGGTGACGGGATTGTTTGCTTAA
- a CDS encoding FtsW/RodA/SpoVE family cell cycle protein: MLRMLKKMDGIILFVLLLLMGISIAAVYSGTQTDSTLSNHHIKTLQFYIAGFIVVIGMGLINYKLIVKYAFYLYVIGNILLLLANFVGGSVNNANGWLKLGDTFSFQPAELFKMILILFLAHLIMKRKGRELGFWRDIVPIGCWTFIPFALVMIQNDLGNALGYVVILAAVLWIGNIKLKHALIGITIIGVAFFGFVKSYVTYHEEIFTFLEKVDREHWAERIDPWLVPEKATAKATWHTKNAGLAIGSGGIIGKGYLQGTSVQSGRVPYTYSDSIFVVIAEEFGFVGGAVLLLLYFVLIHRMVLISLECKDRAGPVIIVGIIGMLLYQVFENIGAFLGLMPLTGITLPFISYGGTSLLINMACIAIAMSIKLYGPEDEDVIVSEEQPPSLPARVRSWVAGLDMLNKSKKKEQELEQIKGEAGKGKDQAGM; encoded by the coding sequence ATGCTGAGAATGTTGAAGAAGATGGATGGGATCATACTGTTTGTACTGCTGTTGCTTATGGGAATAAGCATAGCTGCCGTATATAGCGGGACGCAGACCGATTCTACATTGAGCAACCATCATATCAAAACCTTACAATTTTATATCGCCGGATTCATTGTCGTGATTGGAATGGGGCTTATCAATTATAAGCTCATTGTGAAATATGCTTTTTATTTGTATGTCATCGGAAATATTTTGCTTCTCCTCGCCAATTTCGTAGGTGGCTCGGTCAACAATGCCAATGGCTGGCTAAAGCTAGGGGATACTTTCTCATTTCAACCTGCGGAACTGTTTAAAATGATCTTAATTCTATTTCTCGCCCATTTGATAATGAAGCGAAAAGGAAGAGAACTCGGTTTTTGGAGAGACATCGTGCCGATTGGGTGCTGGACCTTTATTCCCTTTGCACTTGTTATGATACAGAATGACTTGGGGAATGCCTTGGGGTATGTTGTTATTTTGGCAGCAGTGCTCTGGATCGGTAATATTAAGCTGAAACATGCCTTGATTGGTATTACCATTATTGGTGTGGCTTTTTTTGGCTTCGTTAAATCATATGTCACGTATCATGAAGAAATTTTCACTTTTCTAGAGAAGGTAGATCGAGAGCATTGGGCAGAACGGATCGATCCTTGGCTTGTACCGGAGAAAGCGACTGCCAAAGCAACCTGGCATACCAAAAATGCGGGTCTAGCTATAGGATCAGGCGGCATTATTGGCAAAGGGTACTTACAAGGTACATCGGTGCAAAGCGGGCGAGTGCCTTATACATATTCAGATTCTATTTTCGTCGTGATTGCTGAAGAGTTTGGCTTTGTGGGCGGTGCAGTGCTGCTATTGCTTTATTTTGTCTTGATCCATCGGATGGTGCTTATTTCACTGGAATGTAAAGATCGAGCGGGGCCAGTAATTATTGTCGGGATTATAGGGATGCTGCTATATCAGGTGTTTGAGAACATTGGTGCTTTTCTGGGGTTGATGCCGCTTACGGGTATTACTTTGCCGTTTATTAGCTACGGAGGAACGTCACTACTTATCAATATGGCCTGCATCGCGATTGCTATGAGCATCAAACTGTATGGCCCCGAGGATGAAGATGTCATCGTGTCGGAGGAGCAGCCACCGAGTTTGCCAGCAAGAGTGCGGAGTTGGGTGGCGGGGCTGGATATGCTGAACAAGAGCAAGAAGAAGGAACAGGAACTTGAACAGATAAAGGGAGAGGCGGGAAAGGGAAAGGATCAAGCAGGGATGTAA
- a CDS encoding FtsW/RodA/SpoVE family cell cycle protein: MLHKFKKIDYNIVFILVILMVISILSIYSTTFGRPRWESYPQRAGIFYIIGFIVFFGMSMINYKVIIKNYLYIYGGGLLLLVIVNFFGVTYYGAQGWLSIFGLSLQPAELFKLCLIVFLSALLSRKKNRPLLFGRDVIPIALCVLPPLLLVLLQNDLGNALSYVVILVGLLWIGNVKFSHALIGFIIAVAAFVAGTQAYVHYHDQITKFLQDIGRAHWADRFDPWLVPDQTSRDVLWQTYNAKLAIGSGGISGKGYLEGTTIQSNRVPLAYADSIFVQIGEEFGFVGASVLLLLYFILIHRLVLIALECKDRAGPYLIVGIISMLLYQIFVNIGPFIGLMPLTGITLPFISFGGTSLVLNMLSMGVVMSIKVHTEENEDILGSSEQLSITELIMKVFKRKPSQQEQS, encoded by the coding sequence ATGCTGCATAAATTCAAAAAAATTGACTACAACATCGTATTTATATTAGTTATCTTGATGGTTATCAGTATTTTATCCATTTATAGCACCACGTTTGGTCGTCCGAGGTGGGAATCCTATCCCCAGCGGGCTGGGATATTCTATATTATAGGTTTCATCGTGTTCTTCGGAATGTCCATGATCAACTACAAAGTGATTATCAAAAACTATTTATACATTTACGGTGGCGGTCTACTGCTGCTCGTTATCGTTAACTTTTTTGGTGTGACCTATTACGGCGCACAGGGCTGGTTGTCCATATTCGGTCTAAGTTTGCAGCCGGCAGAGCTGTTTAAGTTGTGTTTGATTGTCTTTTTGTCTGCATTGCTGTCTCGAAAGAAGAACAGACCTCTGTTATTTGGACGAGATGTCATCCCGATTGCTCTGTGTGTTTTGCCGCCATTGTTACTCGTTTTATTGCAAAACGACTTGGGGAATGCGCTCAGTTACGTCGTGATTCTTGTTGGTTTACTGTGGATTGGTAATGTGAAATTCAGCCACGCCCTGATTGGTTTTATCATCGCAGTTGCTGCTTTTGTTGCGGGAACGCAAGCATACGTTCACTATCACGATCAGATCACCAAGTTCCTTCAGGACATCGGGCGTGCCCACTGGGCAGATCGTTTCGATCCTTGGCTTGTACCAGATCAGACCTCCCGTGACGTCCTATGGCAGACATATAACGCTAAGCTTGCCATTGGTTCTGGGGGTATTAGTGGTAAAGGATATTTGGAAGGTACAACCATCCAGTCCAACCGGGTACCGTTGGCGTATGCCGACTCCATTTTTGTTCAGATCGGGGAAGAGTTCGGTTTTGTAGGCGCTTCGGTGCTGTTACTGCTCTACTTCATTCTGATTCATCGGCTGGTATTGATCGCATTGGAGTGTAAGGATCGTGCCGGACCGTATCTGATTGTGGGTATCATATCGATGTTACTCTATCAGATTTTTGTTAACATTGGTCCGTTTATTGGTCTGATGCCACTGACGGGAATTACGCTGCCGTTTATCAGTTTCGGGGGTACCTCTCTTGTGCTCAATATGCTGAGTATGGGGGTTGTCATGAGTATCAAGGTGCACACGGAGGAGAACGAGGATATTCTGGGTTCGTCAGAACAACTTAGCATTACGGAACTGATTATGAAAGTGTTTAAACGCAAACCGTCACAGCAAGAACAATCCTGA
- the prmC gene encoding peptide chain release factor N(5)-glutamine methyltransferase, translated as MTQAQSCREAFVEASSFLEKCGVYEPHNNARLLLEHVLGVYGAQYYMMQPEPFPSELRSRWEDAVTRKAAGEPAQYIIGSQEFYGLPFEVTPAVLIPRPETELLVEAVLREADRVFASGDAVHAVDIGTGSGAIAVTMASLRPQWQVGAGDISAAALQIAARNAAANGVQIDFREGDLLAPFAGARVDILVSNPPYIPAADIAGLQPEVRDHEPRTALDGGPDGLAPYRVMLEQLTLLPAPPQIVGFELGQGQARDIAALLESAGHWPEIIIVPDLAGIERHVLGVRTSEQVT; from the coding sequence ATGACGCAGGCACAGAGCTGTCGGGAAGCCTTCGTAGAGGCTTCCTCTTTTTTGGAGAAGTGCGGCGTGTACGAGCCGCACAATAACGCACGGCTGCTGCTGGAACATGTACTTGGCGTCTATGGCGCCCAGTACTATATGATGCAGCCGGAGCCCTTCCCAAGCGAGCTTCGCAGCCGCTGGGAAGACGCCGTCACGCGCAAGGCTGCGGGTGAGCCGGCGCAATACATTATCGGCAGCCAGGAATTCTACGGGCTGCCGTTCGAGGTCACGCCGGCCGTGCTAATCCCGCGGCCGGAGACCGAGCTGCTGGTCGAGGCTGTGCTGCGCGAAGCGGACCGCGTGTTTGCGAGCGGCGATGCAGTGCACGCCGTCGACATTGGCACGGGCAGCGGTGCCATCGCGGTGACGATGGCTTCGCTTCGCCCGCAGTGGCAGGTGGGCGCCGGGGATATCTCGGCGGCCGCCCTGCAAATAGCCGCGCGGAACGCGGCTGCGAACGGCGTACAGATCGACTTCCGTGAAGGTGATCTGCTCGCTCCGTTCGCTGGGGCACGGGTGGACATCCTGGTGTCCAACCCGCCATACATCCCGGCGGCAGATATCGCCGGGTTGCAGCCAGAGGTGCGCGATCATGAGCCGCGCACTGCACTGGACGGCGGCCCGGATGGGCTTGCGCCGTACCGGGTGATGCTGGAGCAGCTTACGCTGTTGCCAGCGCCGCCGCAGATTGTTGGTTTTGAACTGGGGCAAGGCCAGGCTCGTGACATTGCTGCCTTGCTGGAATCCGCCGGACATTGGCCGGAGATTATCATCGTACCAGACCTTGCTGGGATCGAGCGGCATGTACTAGGTGTTCGCACTTCGGAACAGGTGACATAA
- the prfA gene encoding peptide chain release factor 1: MLDKLQALADRYDKLSELLCDPDVASDNKKLREYSKEQSDLQPTYDAYNEYKQVSEDLDAAKEMQGEKLDDEMREMVKMEIEELSTRQKELEELIRVLMLPKDPNDDKNVIVEIRGAAGGDEAALFAADLYRMYTRYADAQGWRVELMDVNTNDLGGFKEVVFMINGRGAYSKMKYESGAHRVQRIPTTESGGRIHTSTSTVAVMPEAEDFDIEIHDKDIRVDTFCSSGAGGQSVNTTKSAVRVTHVPTGIVATCQDGKSQNSNKEKALQVLRTRIFDMKRMEEEAKISVERKSKVGTGDRSERIRTYNFPQSRVTDHRIGLTMHKLDQIMNGEIEDILSALTIAQQTELMDRGE, translated from the coding sequence ATGTTGGATAAATTACAGGCTTTGGCCGACCGTTACGACAAGCTCAGCGAGCTGTTGTGTGACCCGGATGTAGCAAGTGATAACAAGAAGCTGCGTGAGTACTCTAAGGAACAATCCGATCTGCAACCAACTTACGATGCGTACAATGAGTACAAACAGGTAAGTGAAGATCTTGATGCTGCGAAGGAAATGCAAGGCGAGAAGCTAGATGATGAGATGCGTGAAATGGTCAAAATGGAAATTGAAGAGCTGAGCACCCGCCAGAAGGAATTGGAAGAACTGATTCGTGTGCTTATGCTGCCGAAAGATCCAAATGACGACAAAAACGTTATTGTGGAGATTCGCGGAGCGGCTGGTGGAGATGAAGCAGCATTGTTTGCAGCGGATCTATATCGGATGTACACACGCTATGCAGACGCACAGGGCTGGCGTGTTGAGCTGATGGACGTGAACACGAACGATCTCGGCGGATTCAAAGAGGTTGTCTTCATGATTAACGGCCGCGGCGCTTACAGCAAAATGAAATACGAGAGCGGTGCACACCGTGTGCAACGTATTCCAACAACAGAATCTGGTGGACGTATTCACACGTCGACGTCAACGGTTGCGGTTATGCCGGAAGCGGAAGATTTTGATATTGAAATTCATGACAAAGACATTCGTGTAGATACGTTCTGTTCCAGTGGTGCTGGTGGACAATCGGTAAATACAACGAAATCCGCTGTACGTGTAACTCACGTGCCAACGGGTATTGTAGCAACGTGTCAGGATGGTAAGTCCCAGAACTCCAACAAAGAAAAAGCGTTGCAGGTTCTGCGTACACGGATCTTCGATATGAAACGTATGGAAGAAGAAGCGAAAATTTCGGTTGAACGGAAGAGCAAAGTGGGAACGGGTGACCGTAGTGAACGGATTCGTACGTACAACTTCCCGCAAAGCCGTGTAACGGATCACCGTATTGGTTTGACGATGCACAAGCTGGATCAGATCATGAACGGAGAAATTGAAGATATCTTGTCTGCACTGACCATTGCTCAGCAGACTGAGTTGATGGATAGAGGAGAATAA
- a CDS encoding VOC family protein, translating into MSQDIWMNLPVKDVVKSTSFYNEIGFHAANVGHERAKLTIGQTTILLFPNATFEKFTGSQIADTSHSAEVIFSIGAESREEVDVFIQKVERAGGSVFGKPSETDGWMYGAGFADLDGHRWNLLYMDESQMPKRQ; encoded by the coding sequence ATGTCACAGGATATCTGGATGAACCTACCGGTCAAAGATGTTGTGAAGTCAACAAGCTTTTACAATGAGATTGGATTCCATGCGGCGAACGTTGGTCACGAAAGAGCCAAGCTTACGATAGGTCAAACGACGATTCTGCTGTTCCCAAATGCGACGTTTGAGAAATTTACAGGTTCCCAAATTGCAGATACTTCCCATAGCGCAGAAGTGATATTCTCCATTGGTGCGGAGAGTCGGGAAGAAGTAGATGTCTTTATTCAAAAAGTAGAGCGCGCTGGAGGCAGCGTCTTTGGTAAGCCCAGTGAAACGGATGGCTGGATGTACGGTGCAGGCTTTGCCGATCTGGATGGTCACCGATGGAACTTACTGTACATGGATGAGAGTCAAATGCCAAAACGTCAATAG
- a CDS encoding SUKH-4 family immunity protein, translated as MEQQLTNVRYDKALVEDAKLPKETQELLLQLGLPQLRLADEHVLGVHFTPLTDQGLIQTSDGHKTLFPIGYEWEDNSIIFALETEIGTLYRLDGQTGEYSIINTNLSLFLAFLHQYIVFIHEHSRTSEPSVMTLEQVQAKLEAFRRGEIKPTVQQPSKSLRKNALHQLRQFYTEKDPVSVSDEESWWSVVLEQLEDDLL; from the coding sequence ATGGAACAACAGCTAACCAATGTTAGATACGACAAGGCTCTAGTTGAAGATGCAAAGTTACCGAAGGAGACGCAGGAACTGTTACTGCAATTGGGGTTACCGCAGCTTCGTTTGGCAGATGAGCATGTGCTCGGCGTTCATTTTACACCCCTAACGGATCAAGGACTGATTCAGACCTCAGATGGACACAAAACGTTGTTTCCAATCGGGTATGAGTGGGAGGATAATTCGATCATATTTGCTCTGGAAACGGAGATCGGCACACTCTACAGGCTGGATGGGCAGACGGGTGAATATAGCATCATTAACACCAATCTAAGCCTATTTCTGGCGTTCCTACATCAATACATTGTGTTCATCCATGAGCATTCCAGAACCTCTGAGCCGAGTGTGATGACACTGGAACAAGTACAGGCGAAACTAGAAGCTTTCAGGCGAGGTGAGATTAAGCCTACAGTACAGCAGCCTTCTAAATCACTTAGAAAAAATGCTCTTCACCAGCTCCGACAGTTCTATACGGAGAAAGACCCGGTGAGTGTCTCGGATGAAGAGAGTTGGTGGAGTGTTGTGCTCGAACAATTAGAGGATGACCTTCTGTAG
- the ychF gene encoding redox-regulated ATPase YchF, giving the protein MALKAGIVGLPNVGKSTLFNAITQAGAESANYPFCTIDPNVGIVEVPDERLDKLTELVVPKKTVPTAFEFVDIAGLVRGASKGEGLGNKFLAHIREVDAIVHVVRCFVDENITHVDGKIDPVSDIQTINLELILADIESVEKKIDRSKKNMKGGNKTAAQEVEVLEKVKAVLYEDKPARSMELTDEERLIVRDLHLLTLKPVLYAANVAEDEIGDVANNAYVQKVREFAAAENAEVVPISAKVEEEISELEGEDKQMFLEELGIEDSGLNLLIKAAYKLLGLYTYFTAGVQEVRAWTIRKGTKAPGAAGVIHTDFERGFIRAEVVSYEDLVAAGSMNGAKERGQLRLEGKEYVVNDGDVMHFRFNV; this is encoded by the coding sequence ATGGCTTTGAAAGCTGGAATCGTAGGCTTGCCTAACGTTGGTAAATCTACATTGTTTAATGCAATTACACAAGCTGGTGCGGAGTCTGCTAACTATCCGTTCTGTACAATTGACCCTAACGTAGGGATTGTTGAAGTACCTGATGAGCGTTTGGACAAATTGACAGAACTCGTTGTACCAAAAAAGACAGTACCAACGGCGTTTGAATTCGTAGATATCGCGGGTCTGGTTCGTGGTGCAAGTAAAGGTGAAGGTCTTGGTAACAAGTTCCTTGCTCACATCCGTGAAGTAGACGCTATTGTACACGTGGTACGTTGCTTTGTCGATGAGAACATCACTCACGTAGATGGCAAAATTGATCCGGTAAGCGACATTCAGACGATTAATCTGGAGCTGATCCTGGCTGATATCGAGAGTGTTGAGAAAAAAATCGACCGTTCTAAGAAAAACATGAAGGGCGGTAACAAAACGGCTGCTCAAGAAGTGGAAGTACTGGAGAAAGTGAAGGCTGTTCTGTATGAAGACAAGCCAGCACGCAGTATGGAGCTTACCGATGAAGAGCGTCTGATTGTACGCGATCTGCACTTGCTTACCCTCAAGCCTGTTCTGTATGCAGCCAATGTAGCTGAGGACGAAATCGGCGATGTAGCGAACAATGCTTATGTGCAAAAAGTAAGAGAATTCGCTGCTGCTGAGAATGCAGAAGTGGTGCCAATCAGTGCGAAGGTCGAAGAAGAGATCTCCGAGCTGGAAGGCGAAGATAAACAAATGTTCCTGGAGGAACTCGGCATCGAGGATTCCGGTCTGAACCTGCTTATCAAAGCAGCTTACAAATTGCTGGGACTGTACACGTACTTCACAGCAGGGGTACAGGAAGTTCGTGCATGGACAATCCGTAAGGGGACCAAAGCTCCTGGCGCAGCTGGTGTAATCCATACTGACTTTGAGCGTGGATTCATCCGTGCAGAGGTTGTTTCCTATGAAGATCTGGTTGCGGCTGGTTCCATGAATGGTGCCAAAGAACGCGGACAGCTTCGTCTGGAAGGTAAAGAGTATGTTGTTAACGACGGCGATGTTATGCACTTCCGTTTCAACGTATAA
- a CDS encoding N-acetyltransferase, translating to MKLVPMSEQEFASFRVRSIQDFAREKVEAGTWASEEAQQLAEAVYDKYLPEGLNTPGAYVYNLVHEMDGNVGYIWFNITDNLRGREAFLLDILVEEAHQGKGYGTETMKALEQAAIGLGVDRIGLHVFGHNGRASNLYKKMGYEVTDLTMYKELRK from the coding sequence ATGAAACTAGTACCTATGAGTGAGCAAGAGTTCGCGAGTTTTCGCGTTCGCTCCATTCAAGATTTTGCACGAGAGAAGGTAGAGGCAGGGACGTGGGCATCAGAAGAAGCACAACAACTCGCAGAAGCAGTGTATGACAAATACTTACCAGAAGGCCTGAACACCCCTGGTGCTTATGTGTATAACCTCGTGCATGAGATGGACGGAAATGTAGGTTATATCTGGTTTAATATTACGGATAACCTTCGGGGCAGGGAGGCGTTCCTGCTGGATATTTTGGTTGAAGAAGCACATCAAGGCAAAGGTTATGGTACGGAGACCATGAAGGCACTGGAACAGGCTGCTATAGGTCTGGGGGTAGATCGAATCGGTCTGCATGTGTTTGGACATAATGGTCGTGCAAGCAACTTGTATAAGAAGATGGGATATGAAGTCACAGATCTAACGATGTATAAGGAATTGCGGAAATAA
- a CDS encoding aspartyl-phosphate phosphatase Spo0E family protein has protein sequence MERSDLIRRIELARQKLYQTKLKYVDLLHPDVIKQSMILDELINEYNQAKTEKPIK, from the coding sequence ATGGAACGTAGTGACTTGATAAGACGAATTGAATTAGCAAGGCAGAAGCTGTATCAGACGAAGCTGAAATATGTAGATCTTCTGCATCCTGATGTCATTAAGCAATCCATGATTCTGGATGAGTTAATCAATGAATATAACCAGGCCAAAACAGAAAAGCCGATCAAGTAA
- a CDS encoding transcriptional regulator, which yields MNSAATIRDYFEDYLKNKCMTLHQFSEVSGINSGTLSSTLSGQRPIGVQQLDRLTAGMGLPEGYFYGLYINESFVNASPDWRRLGPFLYRCAELNQIENIKETISLVMDNLTYAPHLFDLAEQLFSEGKLEAARPLYYSVAESEKMQHSERLALSQYRLFTIGLSNNQQNNQSLATQFELFVDRLDEMYQLDGLNDLINVYSSLRNWSKLLELSDKLRMRAEIHYKLYGRRKDEWVKKEIVFYVLYAHLAKGSAYSYLGDYKNALKYVEQYSNYTWIKSPNEAELVVMNQFNEWAEANRYLYELKSGNVDVLEDYLEYISEKRMKSSQRYVQL from the coding sequence TTGAACTCAGCAGCGACCATTCGTGATTATTTCGAGGACTATTTAAAAAACAAATGTATGACACTTCATCAGTTTTCAGAGGTATCTGGTATTAATTCAGGCACTTTAAGCAGTACCCTAAGTGGGCAGCGTCCTATAGGTGTGCAACAGTTAGATCGGCTCACTGCGGGTATGGGGTTACCTGAAGGGTACTTTTATGGATTATACATAAATGAAAGTTTTGTAAATGCGAGTCCGGATTGGCGCAGACTAGGCCCTTTTTTGTACCGCTGTGCTGAATTAAATCAAATTGAAAATATAAAAGAAACGATCAGTTTAGTGATGGATAACCTCACGTATGCCCCTCATTTGTTTGATCTGGCGGAACAGTTATTTTCTGAAGGAAAGCTGGAGGCAGCTCGTCCTCTGTATTACAGTGTCGCTGAGAGTGAGAAGATGCAGCATTCGGAACGACTGGCTTTGAGTCAGTATCGTCTATTCACAATTGGACTTTCTAACAATCAACAAAATAATCAGTCACTTGCAACTCAATTTGAGCTGTTTGTAGATCGTCTGGATGAGATGTATCAACTAGATGGATTGAATGATCTAATCAATGTATATAGTTCATTACGAAATTGGAGTAAGTTGTTAGAACTGAGTGACAAATTGAGGATGAGAGCAGAAATTCACTATAAGTTGTATGGAAGACGTAAAGATGAGTGGGTGAAAAAGGAGATTGTTTTTTATGTGTTGTATGCCCACCTAGCAAAAGGGAGTGCGTACTCTTATCTTGGAGACTACAAGAACGCCCTGAAGTATGTTGAACAATATAGCAATTATACGTGGATAAAGTCTCCTAATGAAGCTGAATTGGTAGTTATGAATCAATTTAATGAATGGGCGGAAGCCAATCGGTATCTATATGAACTGAAGTCAGGTAATGTTGATGTTCTTGAGGATTATCTTGAATATATATCTGAAAAAAGAATGAAATCTTCCCAGCGCTATGTGCAATTGTAA
- a CDS encoding transcriptional regulator — protein MNSITTIRDHFEGYLKSKHMTLNSFSELSGINSGTLSSTLSGQRPIGVQQLDRLTAGMGLPEGYFYDLYINECFVNTNPDWRRIGPFLKRCAELGRVECIEATVKLLMDNLSYAPLLFELAEQLYAEGRLEAAKPLYFCVAESEKMQHSERLALSQYRLFSIGLGKDQQKNLSLATQFEFFVDRLDEPYQLDGLNDLINAYASLRRWDKVEILAEQLKVKAIIQYEFKKISRATETRTKKQVIFYVLYAYLALGEVCFNKKEYQDGLEYILLYKDHSWVNDPSDNEIRVIRQFEEWAEGNYYLYELMSGKTEVLPRYLNYISARENEVFPALCAIVSAANQFEMNIHSILEQYDSYFAYREQVSHIGKINEQYTSDQYVTLLADLGTYYLTHREYNRGIHFILRGLELAITIKNKDGMLSCIKTFEEFRYNASEEDKVKYKNLICEV, from the coding sequence TTGAATTCAATTACCACAATTCGCGATCATTTCGAAGGTTATCTTAAGAGTAAACATATGACATTAAACTCTTTTTCCGAATTATCAGGTATTAATTCAGGCACACTCAGTAGTACGTTGAGTGGGCAACGTCCCATAGGAGTTCAGCAACTAGATCGACTCACCGCGGGGATGGGTTTACCCGAGGGATATTTCTACGATTTATACATAAATGAGTGTTTTGTTAATACGAATCCTGACTGGCGGAGAATAGGCCCTTTTCTTAAACGTTGTGCCGAACTCGGTAGAGTGGAGTGTATCGAAGCGACGGTTAAACTATTAATGGATAATCTTTCCTATGCCCCTCTCTTATTTGAGTTGGCTGAACAACTATATGCAGAAGGGAGGCTAGAAGCTGCTAAACCCCTTTATTTCTGTGTGGCCGAGAGTGAGAAGATGCAGCACTCCGAACGATTGGCTCTGAGTCAGTATCGTTTGTTCTCTATCGGACTTGGTAAAGATCAGCAAAAAAACTTGTCGCTAGCTACCCAATTCGAATTTTTTGTGGATCGTCTCGACGAGCCCTATCAGTTGGATGGGTTGAATGATTTGATCAATGCTTATGCTTCATTACGTCGCTGGGACAAGGTGGAGATTCTGGCTGAACAATTGAAAGTAAAGGCAATTATTCAGTATGAATTCAAGAAGATATCTAGAGCGACAGAGACCAGAACTAAAAAGCAGGTTATATTTTATGTTCTATACGCCTATTTGGCGCTTGGTGAAGTTTGTTTCAATAAAAAAGAATATCAAGATGGACTGGAGTATATCCTTTTATACAAGGATCATAGTTGGGTTAATGACCCGAGTGATAATGAAATAAGAGTCATTCGTCAGTTTGAGGAATGGGCTGAGGGTAACTACTATTTGTATGAGTTAATGTCTGGTAAGACAGAAGTGTTGCCAAGATATCTAAACTACATTTCAGCAAGAGAAAATGAAGTTTTCCCGGCATTGTGCGCAATAGTATCCGCAGCTAATCAATTTGAGATGAATATTCATTCCATCCTTGAACAGTATGACTCTTATTTCGCATACCGAGAGCAAGTCAGTCATATCGGGAAAATTAATGAACAATACACGAGTGACCAGTATGTAACTTTATTAGCAGATTTGGGAACATATTATTTAACTCATCGAGAATATAATAGAGGAATACATTTTATCCTTAGAGGTCTAGAACTCGCTATTACAATTAAGAATAAAGACGGTATGTTGAGTTGCATCAAAACGTTTGAAGAATTTCGATATAATGCATCTGAAGAGGATAAAGTGAAATACAAAAATTTGATTTGTGAGGTGTGA